A genomic window from Cloacibacillus evryensis DSM 19522 includes:
- a CDS encoding IS3 family transposase: MEDKDGPLIEAIRTGQNINKNTYGYRRMTLWLNNFIGIHVNNKRVRRVMKKAGLQAEIRKRKSLK; encoded by the coding sequence ATGGAAGATAAAGACGGTCCTCTCATAGAAGCAATAAGAACGGGACAGAATATCAACAAAAACACTTATGGGTACAGGCGAATGACTCTGTGGCTCAACAACTTCATTGGCATTCATGTAAACAATAAGAGGGTAAGGCGTGTTATGAAAAAAGCGGGACTTCAAGCGGAAATAAGAAAAAGAAAAAGTTTAAAGTGA
- a CDS encoding helix-turn-helix domain-containing protein, which translates to MRKRKTEERIKAIEMHKQGIPRRRIAEELGVSHDSVKTWISLYKSGQKDLLDDTRKKEPTARL; encoded by the coding sequence ATGCGTAAACGTAAAACAGAAGAAAGAATAAAAGCAATTGAGATGCACAAACAGGGAATTCCACGAAGGCGGATTGCTGAAGAACTTGGTGTTAGTCATGATTCTGTTAAAACATGGATATCTTTATATAAGAGCGGACAGAAGGACTTACTGGATGATACAAGGAAAAAAGAACCTACAGCAAGGCTGTAA
- a CDS encoding type II secretion system F family protein — translation MEFYYEAKDKSGKTVSGTRNEPGEPEVLSWIRGNGWVPLNVSQQLEISLSAPGDKLAADPKGKSEFWDLSPRIKLRDKLIFFRQLSTMIAAGIPVTSSLAILVDQTQNRRFRRVLTRVYKRVSAGTTLGSALAENPKCFDAITIPLVRSGEESGTLDMSLAKIASFMDDQDNLRKKIISAMTYPAVVIGIALLVLGVMVAVVIPQFEKAFSNLNIKLPALTLMTFKFGRWMEHNWYIIPLAVVAIVLLFSQLRKMKSMKLPLDSFMLRIPVFGDIAFKASLTRSFRTMGSLLRSGVPVLSALEMTADVAGNEKIKRGFLEMRDGAAMGRALNDVVREKKLFPPMIGHMIAVGEETGRTDEMLEKVADWYDAELSEKIKRLSSILEPVMVVFVGVIVGFMVLAIFLPIISAIQAFM, via the coding sequence ATGGAATTTTACTATGAGGCTAAGGACAAGAGCGGGAAGACGGTCAGCGGCACACGCAACGAGCCGGGCGAGCCGGAGGTCCTCTCGTGGATACGCGGCAACGGCTGGGTCCCGCTCAATGTCTCGCAGCAGCTGGAAATATCGCTCTCCGCCCCGGGCGACAAGCTTGCCGCCGATCCGAAGGGCAAAAGCGAATTCTGGGACCTTTCCCCGCGCATCAAGCTGCGCGACAAGCTCATCTTCTTCCGCCAGCTCTCGACGATGATCGCCGCCGGCATCCCAGTCACCTCCTCGCTCGCTATCCTCGTCGACCAGACGCAGAACCGGCGCTTCCGCCGCGTGCTCACGCGCGTCTACAAACGCGTCAGCGCCGGCACGACGCTCGGTAGCGCCCTCGCCGAGAACCCCAAATGCTTCGACGCGATCACGATACCGCTCGTGCGCTCCGGCGAGGAGTCCGGCACGCTTGACATGAGCCTCGCGAAGATCGCCTCCTTCATGGACGACCAGGACAACCTCCGCAAGAAGATCATCTCGGCGATGACCTACCCCGCGGTGGTCATCGGCATCGCGCTGCTCGTCCTCGGCGTGATGGTCGCCGTCGTCATCCCGCAGTTTGAAAAGGCCTTTTCCAACCTTAACATAAAACTCCCCGCGCTGACGCTGATGACCTTCAAATTCGGCCGCTGGATGGAGCACAACTGGTATATCATCCCGCTTGCCGTCGTCGCAATCGTCCTCCTTTTCAGCCAACTGCGAAAGATGAAATCGATGAAGCTGCCGCTAGACTCCTTTATGCTTAGGATACCGGTATTCGGCGACATCGCCTTCAAGGCCTCGCTGACGCGCTCCTTCCGCACGATGGGCTCGCTGCTGCGCTCCGGCGTCCCCGTGCTCTCCGCGCTTGAGATGACGGCCGACGTCGCGGGTAATGAGAAGATAAAGCGCGGCTTCCTCGAAATGCGCGACGGCGCCGCGATGGGGCGGGCCCTCAACGATGTCGTGCGCGAGAAAAAGCTCTTCCCGCCGATGATCGGCCACATGATCGCCGTCGGCGAAGAGACGGGGCGCACCGACGAGATGCTCGAGAAGGTCGCCGACTGGTACGACGCGGAGCTCTCGGAGAAGATCAAGCGGCTCAGCTCGATCCTCGAGCCGGTCATGGTCGTCTTCGTCGGCGTCATCGTCGGCTTCATGGTGCTCGCCATCTTCCTGCCGATCATCTCGGCGATCCAGGCTTTTATGTGA
- a CDS encoding prepilin-type N-terminal cleavage/methylation domain-containing protein, with product MKKMIKKYRKAKGFTLVELLIVIIIIGILAGMMMLSTGSATDTAEATKIVSDMRNIKSACLMYYAENRVWPKATDIESVDKYLDTQTDTTKYNLEAGVKSGDLNVTGTTKEAGVQKKLVTMAADAGLYDDNTATKIIKTPQDKVHMIIKKDKD from the coding sequence ATGAAAAAGATGATCAAAAAGTACCGCAAAGCGAAAGGCTTCACCCTCGTAGAACTGCTTATCGTTATAATCATTATCGGCATACTGGCCGGGATGATGATGCTGTCGACCGGTTCGGCGACGGATACGGCTGAGGCAACAAAAATTGTATCAGATATGAGAAACATTAAATCTGCCTGTTTAATGTATTATGCAGAAAATCGTGTATGGCCCAAAGCAACAGACATCGAGAGTGTTGACAAATATTTGGATACACAAACCGATACGACAAAGTATAATCTCGAAGCAGGAGTTAAGTCAGGGGATTTGAACGTTACGGGAACTACGAAGGAGGCAGGTGTCCAGAAAAAACTTGTGACTATGGCAGCTGATGCAGGTTTATATGATGATAATACTGCTACTAAGATTATTAAAACCCCACAAGACAAGGTACATATGATAATTAAAAAAGACAAAGACTAG
- a CDS encoding LysR family transcriptional regulator gives MTLHHLRIFIAVAESGRMSAAARDHHLSQPTVSQIIRELEEYYSAALFERLSKRLHITEEGKRLLGYAREVISAYENLEYNMSPAVRRDTLRVGSSVTVGMCVMPAVVRKFSETRPDTDIYSYVNNTRTIEEMLLRSELDAAVVEGKIRNPDLLRFHLMDDYVALFCAKDHPFAGKKYVSLDELCRENFVMREHGSGTREIFENFIVEHKRKLKIKWEVACFDSTLRAVREEGCIGVASIRLLIPHLDAGGIRAICSGSGDWDRVFSLVYHKNKYMTEAMEAFIGTARGIKDAPLPDRGRMARLVA, from the coding sequence ATGACCCTTCATCACCTTAGAATCTTCATCGCCGTCGCGGAGAGCGGCAGGATGAGCGCGGCCGCGCGCGATCACCACCTCTCACAGCCGACGGTGAGCCAGATCATCCGGGAGCTGGAAGAATACTACTCCGCCGCGCTGTTCGAGCGGCTCTCCAAAAGGCTCCATATCACCGAGGAGGGCAAAAGGCTCCTCGGCTACGCGCGGGAGGTGATAAGCGCCTATGAAAACCTTGAATACAACATGTCTCCCGCCGTGCGCCGCGACACCCTCCGCGTGGGCTCCTCCGTCACCGTGGGAATGTGCGTGATGCCGGCCGTCGTCAGAAAATTCTCCGAAACAAGGCCGGATACCGACATCTACAGCTACGTCAACAACACGCGGACGATAGAGGAGATGCTGCTGCGCTCGGAGCTGGACGCGGCGGTCGTCGAAGGGAAGATAAGAAATCCCGACCTCCTCCGCTTTCATCTGATGGACGACTACGTCGCGCTCTTCTGCGCCAAGGACCACCCCTTCGCGGGGAAAAAGTACGTCAGCCTCGACGAGCTCTGCCGCGAAAACTTCGTGATGCGCGAACATGGCAGCGGCACAAGGGAGATATTTGAGAACTTCATCGTCGAGCATAAGAGGAAACTGAAAATCAAATGGGAGGTGGCCTGCTTCGATTCGACGCTGCGCGCGGTGCGCGAAGAGGGCTGCATCGGCGTCGCCTCCATCCGCCTGCTGATACCGCACCTCGACGCCGGCGGCATCCGCGCGATCTGCAGCGGCAGCGGCGACTGGGACAGGGTCTTTTCCCTCGTCTACCACAAAAACAAATACATGACGGAGGCGATGGAGGCCTTCATCGGGACGGCGCGCGGGATAAAGGACGCCCCTCTGCCCGACAGAGGCAGGATGGCACGGCTGGTGGCGTGA
- a CDS encoding FAD-dependent oxidoreductase, translating to MKILVIGGVAAGTKVAAKLKREDRGAEVRILVKDKDISYAGCGLPYYVGGVIADRGALIVNTPEKFSALTGAAVLTGKEAVSLDREAKLVTAVDTETGEREAYSYDKLVIATGASPVAPPFPGINLKNVFFMRKPEDAVSLRAAVDTGEIRRAVVCGGGFIGLEVAENLAAKGVRVSVIDMAEQILPGFDPEMAAYAERHLADHGIACFTGAKLEEIIGGEKVEKIRTDKRAMKADAVVLSLGIRPNTAFLAGSGIELAPGGTIKVDGQMRTNDPDVYAVGDCAMVTNRVTGAPAWSPMGSSANIEGRLAARVLAGEALSYPGVLGTGVCKLPELNVGRTGLTEAAAKEAGYDVVTVTAVVDDKAHYYPGASNFIVKMIADRQSGKFLGLQALGKGAVDKMVDIAVVALTLGASLHDLENMDLAYAPPFSTAIHPFAHTLNVLLNKISGGLDSFTPAEYAAGLADDYKIVDVSINPSLEGAPYVDLTKIAGPLPEYGTGDKLLLVCAKGKRAYLTQNRMKFYGYDNTKVLEAGHIFNEIDIEE from the coding sequence GTGAAGATTCTTGTGATCGGCGGCGTGGCGGCTGGCACGAAGGTCGCGGCGAAGCTTAAGAGGGAAGACCGCGGCGCGGAAGTCCGCATATTGGTAAAGGATAAGGATATCTCCTACGCGGGCTGCGGCCTGCCCTATTATGTCGGCGGCGTCATCGCCGACAGGGGGGCGCTTATCGTCAATACGCCGGAGAAGTTTTCCGCGCTGACGGGCGCCGCGGTGCTTACGGGCAAGGAGGCCGTCTCGCTGGACAGGGAGGCGAAGCTGGTGACCGCCGTCGACACGGAGACGGGGGAGAGGGAGGCTTATTCTTACGACAAGCTGGTCATTGCGACGGGCGCGAGCCCCGTGGCGCCGCCCTTTCCCGGGATAAATCTGAAAAATGTATTTTTTATGAGGAAGCCGGAGGACGCCGTGTCTCTGCGCGCGGCGGTCGATACGGGGGAGATCCGGCGCGCGGTCGTCTGCGGCGGCGGTTTTATCGGCCTCGAGGTGGCGGAGAATCTCGCTGCGAAGGGCGTCAGGGTTTCGGTCATCGATATGGCGGAGCAGATCCTTCCCGGCTTTGACCCGGAAATGGCCGCTTACGCCGAAAGGCATCTCGCCGACCACGGCATCGCCTGCTTCACCGGGGCGAAGCTCGAGGAGATCATCGGCGGCGAAAAGGTGGAGAAGATAAGGACCGATAAGCGCGCGATGAAGGCGGACGCAGTGGTGCTGTCGCTCGGCATCCGTCCGAACACGGCGTTTCTAGCCGGCAGCGGCATCGAGCTCGCCCCCGGCGGGACGATAAAGGTCGACGGGCAGATGCGTACCAACGACCCAGACGTGTATGCCGTCGGCGACTGCGCGATGGTGACGAACCGCGTCACGGGAGCCCCAGCCTGGTCCCCGATGGGCTCTTCCGCCAATATAGAGGGACGCCTGGCCGCCAGGGTGCTCGCGGGGGAGGCGCTTTCATATCCCGGCGTGCTCGGCACGGGCGTCTGCAAGCTGCCGGAGCTCAACGTCGGCCGCACGGGCCTCACGGAGGCGGCGGCGAAAGAGGCCGGCTATGACGTGGTGACGGTGACGGCGGTCGTAGACGACAAGGCGCATTATTATCCGGGCGCGTCAAATTTTATCGTTAAGATGATCGCCGACAGGCAAAGCGGCAAGTTTCTCGGCCTGCAGGCGCTCGGCAAGGGCGCGGTCGACAAAATGGTCGATATCGCCGTCGTCGCGCTGACGCTGGGAGCCTCGCTGCATGACCTTGAAAACATGGACCTTGCCTACGCGCCGCCGTTCTCAACGGCGATACATCCCTTCGCCCATACGCTCAACGTGCTTCTCAACAAGATAAGCGGCGGGCTGGATTCGTTCACTCCCGCGGAATACGCGGCGGGACTGGCGGATGATTATAAGATAGTGGATGTTTCGATAAATCCGTCGCTGGAGGGCGCGCCCTATGTCGATCTTACGAAGATAGCCGGGCCGCTGCCGGAATACGGGACCGGCGATAAGCTGCTTCTCGTCTGCGCCAAGGGCAAGCGCGCCTATCTGACGCAGAACCGCATGAAATTTTACGGCTATGATAATACGAAGGTGCTCGAAGCCGGGCATATCTTCAATGAAATAGATATCGAAGAATAA
- a CDS encoding 4Fe-4S binding protein, translated as MANGSVTPEEEKSVKALGFLRNRGTNNFSGRIITVNGKITADQMICLSEAAKLYGNGVVTMTTRLTVECQGIPFDKIEDFRAHVAKAGLSTGGTGSKVRPVVSCKGTTCQYGLIDTFELSEEIHERFYNGYRSVKLPHKFKIAVGGCPNNCVKPDLNDVGIIGQLIPNFDEESCNGCKKCAVVSACPMNAAKVADGLLQIDGAKCNNCGRCVGKCGFDAIEDGTRGYKIYIGGRWGKSTAVGRPLGKVFTDREEALAAIERAILLFCEQGKTGERFASTISRLGFEYVEKELLDGGILSRKDEILAAGLHATGGATC; from the coding sequence ATGGCAAACGGTTCTGTTACGCCCGAGGAAGAGAAGTCCGTCAAGGCGCTGGGTTTTTTGAGGAACAGGGGCACGAATAATTTTTCAGGGAGGATCATCACCGTAAACGGCAAGATAACCGCCGACCAGATGATATGCCTGTCCGAAGCGGCCAAGCTCTACGGGAACGGCGTCGTCACGATGACGACGCGGCTCACAGTCGAATGTCAGGGGATACCGTTCGACAAGATAGAGGATTTTCGCGCCCATGTCGCGAAGGCGGGGCTCTCGACCGGAGGCACCGGCTCCAAAGTGCGCCCCGTCGTCTCCTGTAAGGGGACGACCTGCCAGTACGGCCTTATCGACACTTTTGAGCTGTCAGAGGAGATCCACGAGAGATTCTACAACGGTTACAGGTCTGTGAAGCTGCCGCACAAATTTAAGATCGCCGTCGGCGGCTGCCCGAATAACTGCGTCAAGCCGGACCTCAACGACGTCGGGATCATCGGCCAGCTGATCCCCAACTTTGACGAAGAGAGCTGCAACGGCTGCAAAAAGTGCGCGGTCGTGAGCGCCTGCCCCATGAACGCGGCGAAGGTCGCGGACGGCCTGCTTCAGATAGACGGCGCGAAGTGCAACAACTGCGGACGCTGCGTAGGCAAGTGCGGCTTTGACGCCATCGAGGACGGCACGCGGGGATATAAAATATACATCGGCGGCAGGTGGGGGAAGTCCACCGCCGTGGGCAGGCCGCTCGGCAAGGTATTTACCGACAGGGAAGAGGCGCTCGCGGCCATAGAACGGGCGATATTGCTCTTCTGCGAACAGGGAAAGACCGGAGAACGTTTCGCCTCCACCATCTCGCGCCTCGGTTTTGAGTACGTGGAAAAGGAACTGCTCGACGGCGGCATCCTCTCAAGAAAAGACGAGATCCTGGCAGCCGGCCTCCACGCAACAGGCGGCGCCACCTGCTAG
- a CDS encoding ferredoxin → MGIKVNLDDCIGCGVCFELCPQNFKLDEDEGKCMVISNEVNSSAKEAADSCPVSAITID, encoded by the coding sequence ATGGGTATAAAAGTTAACCTTGATGACTGCATCGGCTGTGGCGTGTGCTTCGAGCTTTGTCCACAAAATTTTAAGCTAGACGAAGATGAAGGCAAATGCATGGTCATAAGCAATGAAGTCAATTCTTCGGCTAAAGAGGCGGCTGACAGCTGCCCGGTATCGGCTATAACGATAGACTAG
- a CDS encoding phosphoribosyltransferase family protein: MRGQRTERLVRLAAKFMLCPSKLISLTDLASKFNVSKTVISDDVEVINSAMVAEGFGQMQVDRGRSGGARFVPICTPEYRQTLLSEIAEKLTDPERNLPGGLIYYSDLIFNPETALSLGYCMASLFTDAEPDVVMTSEVKGIPIAMFAAYALGVPLAVCRFRNRPSDGAAVGVHYPTASGDVKTMYIGTRQMRRGCRVLIVDDFMRGGSTASGMLLMAKQFDAEVAGIGVFIAYDEPKEKTVPNYRSLLTLKHSSEGQNRLAVTPGRE; the protein is encoded by the coding sequence ATGAGGGGTCAAAGAACAGAAAGACTGGTCAGGTTAGCGGCAAAATTTATGCTCTGTCCGTCGAAGCTTATATCCCTGACAGATCTTGCAAGCAAATTCAACGTCTCAAAGACCGTCATCAGCGACGACGTCGAAGTCATCAATTCGGCGATGGTAGCGGAGGGATTCGGACAGATGCAGGTCGACCGCGGACGCAGCGGCGGCGCGCGCTTCGTTCCGATATGCACGCCAGAATACCGCCAGACGCTGCTCTCCGAGATCGCCGAAAAACTGACAGACCCGGAGAGGAACCTGCCCGGCGGACTGATCTACTACAGCGACCTTATCTTCAACCCAGAAACGGCCCTCTCGCTCGGTTACTGCATGGCCTCGCTGTTCACCGACGCCGAACCCGACGTCGTCATGACATCCGAGGTAAAGGGCATCCCCATCGCGATGTTCGCCGCCTACGCGCTCGGCGTTCCCCTCGCCGTCTGCCGCTTCCGCAATCGCCCCAGCGACGGGGCCGCCGTGGGCGTGCACTATCCGACCGCGAGCGGAGACGTCAAAACCATGTATATAGGCACCCGCCAAATGCGCCGCGGCTGCCGCGTCCTCATCGTAGACGACTTCATGCGCGGCGGCAGCACCGCGTCCGGCATGCTGCTCATGGCGAAGCAGTTCGACGCCGAAGTCGCGGGGATCGGCGTCTTCATCGCCTACGACGAGCCGAAAGAAAAGACCGTCCCCAACTACCGGTCGCTGCTGACGCTGAAGCACAGCTCGGAGGGGCAGAACCGCCTCGCCGTGACGCCGGGCAGGGAGTAG
- a CDS encoding Veg family protein, with product MAYTLESIREIVSLHKGSKISYRAANGRRKIEERTGIIKETYPSLFTVFIESQQSTISFSYTDLLTKEVELQLEPSGENLF from the coding sequence ATGGCGTATACTTTAGAATCAATTCGTGAGATAGTGTCTCTCCACAAAGGGTCCAAAATCTCATACCGCGCGGCCAACGGCAGGCGCAAGATTGAGGAGCGCACAGGGATAATAAAGGAGACGTACCCCAGCCTCTTTACGGTATTCATAGAATCCCAGCAGAGTACGATCTCTTTCAGCTATACGGATCTCCTCACCAAAGAAGTTGAATTGCAGCTGGAACCCAGCGGAGAAAATCTCTTTTAG
- the selB gene encoding selenocysteine-specific translation elongation factor: MANNEYPFVIGTAGHIDHGKTTLVKRLTDVDCDRLAEEKKRGMTIELGFAPFTLPSGQTISIVDVPGHEKFIRQMVAGAAGVDAVMLVIAADDGVMPQTREHLAILSLLGIKNGLTVINKIDLVDEEMLEMAVDDAKSLLADTFLADKPVIPVSAYTGAGIEELKKALQRMTETADAKSRKGAFFLPVDRAFHISGFGTVVTGTAINGEVREGDEVEVMPRSFPSKVRSIQVHGAPVSVATAGQRVAVNLAGISLSDVGRGDVVTAKDCFTASKCLDVSIRLLPSAEPLKHWQRLRLHVGTTDTVTRVSLLDREQILPGESAAAQLITEDPVVASMNSCFILRTYSPLVTVAGGKILMPAGERPKNRQSKTALLEYLDRLSEEPQLKERLLALINYKGLINAADAARMNEINIAELMRALSPLEARGEIGVIRGGSAVLLSKGKMEELGSGLAKALASFHREHPERKGMPAEECAKAIDLQDTKFTRELLTLFEKQGVIKFEDERARLANFEPFDEELFSANVTALKKYAVKMGYSMPSVEEAQAALGFTAEEMKRIIAYLKEKKELALITGAFLLFLEIEADFKEKLANISGDITLAAVRDATGSSRKYALPLLEYFDSKGITRRVGDKRILMKK, encoded by the coding sequence ATGGCCAACAACGAGTACCCATTTGTCATCGGCACAGCCGGACACATAGACCACGGCAAGACGACCCTCGTAAAGCGCCTCACCGACGTCGACTGCGACCGCCTAGCGGAGGAAAAAAAGCGCGGCATGACGATCGAGCTGGGCTTTGCCCCCTTCACCCTGCCGTCGGGGCAGACGATAAGCATCGTCGACGTTCCCGGACATGAAAAATTCATCCGCCAAATGGTGGCGGGAGCGGCGGGCGTAGACGCGGTAATGCTCGTCATCGCCGCCGACGACGGCGTGATGCCGCAGACGCGCGAACACCTGGCCATCCTCTCGCTGCTGGGCATAAAAAACGGATTGACAGTTATCAACAAAATAGACCTCGTCGACGAAGAGATGCTCGAAATGGCGGTGGACGACGCCAAATCGCTGCTTGCGGATACATTTCTGGCCGATAAGCCGGTCATACCGGTCTCCGCTTACACGGGAGCGGGCATCGAAGAACTCAAAAAGGCGCTGCAGCGGATGACAGAAACGGCGGACGCCAAGAGCCGCAAAGGCGCTTTCTTCCTCCCCGTCGACCGGGCTTTCCACATCTCAGGCTTCGGCACCGTAGTCACCGGCACGGCCATCAACGGCGAAGTCCGCGAGGGAGACGAGGTAGAGGTGATGCCGCGGAGCTTCCCCTCAAAGGTACGCTCCATACAGGTACACGGCGCGCCTGTCTCCGTCGCCACGGCGGGACAGCGCGTCGCGGTGAACCTTGCTGGAATATCGCTCAGCGATGTGGGACGCGGGGACGTCGTAACGGCGAAAGACTGTTTCACCGCCTCCAAGTGCCTCGACGTCAGCATCAGGCTGCTGCCGTCCGCCGAGCCGCTTAAACACTGGCAGAGGCTGAGGCTCCACGTGGGGACCACGGACACCGTGACCCGTGTCTCGCTGCTCGACAGGGAACAGATACTTCCCGGCGAAAGCGCGGCGGCTCAGTTGATAACGGAAGACCCCGTCGTCGCCTCGATGAACAGCTGCTTCATACTGAGGACATACAGCCCGCTGGTGACGGTGGCCGGCGGAAAGATACTGATGCCCGCGGGCGAACGCCCTAAAAACAGGCAGTCAAAGACCGCCCTGCTGGAATATCTCGACAGGCTCTCCGAAGAACCGCAGCTAAAAGAGAGGCTGCTTGCGCTGATAAACTACAAAGGGCTGATAAACGCGGCCGACGCCGCGAGGATGAACGAGATAAACATCGCGGAGCTTATGCGCGCGCTCTCTCCGCTTGAGGCGAGGGGGGAGATCGGCGTGATCCGCGGCGGCAGCGCCGTCCTGCTCTCGAAGGGCAAAATGGAAGAACTCGGCTCCGGGCTCGCAAAGGCCCTCGCCTCCTTCCACAGGGAACACCCTGAGAGAAAGGGAATGCCCGCCGAAGAATGCGCAAAGGCCATTGACTTGCAGGATACGAAGTTTACCCGCGAACTTCTCACGCTCTTTGAAAAACAGGGCGTGATAAAATTTGAAGACGAGCGGGCGCGTCTCGCCAACTTCGAGCCCTTTGACGAGGAACTTTTCTCCGCCAATGTCACGGCGCTGAAAAAATACGCCGTCAAAATGGGTTACTCCATGCCAAGCGTCGAAGAGGCGCAGGCTGCCCTGGGCTTCACCGCGGAAGAGATGAAACGCATTATCGCCTACCTCAAGGAGAAAAAAGAACTCGCGCTCATAACGGGCGCGTTCCTTCTATTCCTTGAAATTGAGGCTGATTTCAAAGAAAAGTTAGCAAATATTTCCGGCGACATTACGCTCGCCGCGGTGCGCGACGCGACCGGCAGCAGCAGAAAATACGCTCTGCCGCTGCTTGAATACTTTGACAGCAAGGGGATCACCAGACGGGTCGGCGACAAGCGCATATTAATGAAAAAATAA
- the selA gene encoding L-seryl-tRNA(Sec) selenium transferase has protein sequence MDANIQKIMRNIPSMDKLLALPWIDGYEKKLGRETVKLLLTELLAAQRARILKDPDTAFDFESIENDARRLLDKKSTPSLRRVVNATGVVIHTNLGRSLLAEEAVKEVLEIAGSYNTLEYSLEEGARGHRNNHVEWLLCRLTGAEAALVVNNNAAAVILALSALANDKESVVSRGELVEIGGSFRIPDIMALSGTRMVEVGTTNRTHLKDYETAITEECAVLLKVHPSNYRVTGFHSAVPREELAALARARGLVFMEDLGSGMLIDTSAAGLSSENDPTVAESLKAGCDIVTFSGDKLLGGPQIGAIVGKKELIEKLKSHQLLRALRVDKMTLAACEATLRLYLRGDGRAIPTVDMIFKTKEELLEDAKRFSRRLKSYFKNTRIQRLMIEVVPVNDTVGGGTFPQSELAGYAVALRLPEMGSAGKLAEKLRRGSHPVITGAAEDKVLFHLRTMRPGDDRRIIDALDEILHMPSERGA, from the coding sequence TTGGACGCGAACATTCAAAAGATAATGAGAAACATCCCCTCCATGGACAAGCTGCTGGCTCTGCCGTGGATAGACGGATACGAAAAAAAACTTGGACGCGAGACGGTGAAGCTGCTGCTGACCGAATTGCTCGCCGCCCAGCGCGCCAGGATACTTAAAGACCCAGACACGGCCTTCGACTTTGAATCGATCGAAAACGACGCGAGGCGGCTGCTCGATAAAAAATCGACGCCGAGCCTGCGCCGCGTCGTCAACGCGACCGGCGTCGTCATCCACACCAACCTCGGACGATCGCTGCTCGCGGAGGAGGCGGTAAAAGAGGTCCTTGAGATCGCCGGCTCATACAACACCCTTGAATATTCACTCGAAGAGGGCGCGCGCGGCCACCGCAACAACCACGTGGAATGGCTGCTCTGCCGCCTCACGGGGGCGGAGGCGGCGCTCGTCGTCAACAACAACGCGGCGGCGGTGATCCTGGCCCTCTCGGCGCTCGCGAATGATAAAGAATCCGTCGTCTCGCGCGGGGAACTCGTCGAGATCGGCGGCTCCTTCCGCATCCCGGACATCATGGCCCTTTCCGGCACAAGGATGGTCGAGGTCGGCACGACAAACCGCACGCACCTCAAAGATTACGAAACGGCGATCACGGAAGAATGCGCGGTACTCCTGAAGGTGCATCCGTCCAATTACCGCGTTACGGGATTCCACTCCGCCGTGCCGCGCGAAGAACTCGCGGCGCTCGCCCGCGCCCGCGGCCTGGTCTTCATGGAGGACCTCGGCAGCGGCATGCTGATAGACACCTCGGCGGCGGGACTCTCAAGCGAAAACGACCCCACCGTCGCGGAATCGCTCAAAGCCGGCTGCGACATCGTCACCTTCTCCGGCGACAAACTGCTCGGCGGCCCGCAGATCGGGGCGATCGTCGGTAAAAAAGAGCTGATAGAAAAACTGAAATCGCATCAGCTGCTGCGCGCGCTGCGCGTCGACAAGATGACGCTGGCCGCCTGCGAGGCGACGCTGCGCCTCTACCTGCGCGGGGACGGCCGCGCGATACCGACGGTGGACATGATCTTTAAAACCAAAGAGGAGCTGCTTGAGGATGCGAAGAGATTCAGCCGCCGGCTCAAGAGCTATTTTAAGAACACGAGGATACAGCGGCTGATGATCGAAGTCGTCCCCGTAAACGACACCGTGGGCGGAGGCACCTTTCCGCAGTCGGAGCTCGCGGGATACGCGGTGGCCCTGCGCCTGCCCGAGATGGGCAGCGCGGGCAAACTCGCGGAAAAGCTGCGCCGGGGAAGCCATCCGGTGATCACGGGCGCGGCCGAAGACAAAGTACTCTTCCACCTGCGCACCATGCGGCCGGGAGACGACAGGCGGATCATCGACGCCCTTGACGAGATCCTCCACATGCCGTCGGAGCGCGGAGCCTGA